The Primulina eburnea isolate SZY01 chromosome 8, ASM2296580v1, whole genome shotgun sequence genome contains a region encoding:
- the LOC140837952 gene encoding thylakoid lumenal 16.5 kDa protein, chloroplastic — translation MASSTILLSNSNNFLPSLPSTSSSPFLPNSPYQVTRKRQIVCKAAADEEPSIVLKSLPWSRRGISVTVVAATTLLFGYRGRSEADAAILEADDDQGLLDKVKQDRKKRLERQGVINSSDNETALLQDLIYKLSKVGQAIEKEDISVAGKILGPGIDTNWVQKVNFALNQLSSTGEEKVEIDNFNINLASLIASVDKNDIPTAKESFVAVANSFKKWTTLTGLAQKLKGL, via the exons aTGGCATCATCAACAATTCTACTCTCTAATTCAAACAACTTCCTCCCATCTCTTCCATCGACATCTTCTTCACCCTTTTTGCCGAACTCTCCTTACCAAGTTACCCGAAAACGACAGATTGTGTGCAAGGCAGCAGCTGATGAGGAACCCTCCATTGTTTTAAAATCGTTACCATGGAGCAGGAGGGGGATTTCAGTAACCGTTGTGGCTGCCACCACATTGCTGTTCGGCTACAGGGGCCGTTCCGAAGCCGATGCGGCGATTCTGGAGGCGGATGATGATCAAGGACTGCTGGATAAGGTGAAGCAAGACAGGAAGAAGAGGCTTGAGAGACAGGGTGTGATAAACTCATCGGACAACGAGACAG CCTTGCTCCAAGATCTTATTTACAAACTCAGTAAAGTAGGCCAAGCCATTGAAAAAGAGGATATTTCTGTAGCAGGCAAGATTCTTGGCCCCGGCATAGACACGAATTGGGTCCAGAAAGTCAATTTTGCTCTCAACCAG TTGAGCTCCACCGGTGAAGAGAAGGTAGAGATTGACAATTTCAACATCAATTTGGCATCCTTAATCGCCTCCG TTGACAAGAATGATATTCCAACCGCTAAAGAATCTTTTGTGGCGGTTGCAAATTCATTCAAAAAGTGGACTACCCTAACCGGATTAGCTCAAAAGCTGAAGGGGCTTTGA
- the LOC140839643 gene encoding glucan endo-1,3-beta-glucosidase 11-like, whose translation MRILPFLFLIFLSRPNEKLTVTAFTGTYGINYGRMADNIPSPDQVVSLLRAAKIKNVRIYDADHSVLNAFKGTGLELVIGLPNGFVKDMSAHADHALTWVKENVMAFLPETHIVGIAIGNEVLGNDNELSGSLLGAVKNMYNATKNLGIDDVVQISTAHSQAVFTNSYPPSSCIFKESIVQFIKPLLEFFSQIGSPFCLNAYPFLAYTYNPDTIDINYALFQATKGIYDEKTNLHYDNMLDAQVDAAYVALEDAGFKKMEVIITETGWASHGDQSEPAATQSNARTYNYNLRKRLAKRKGTPLRPRTMLKAYIFALFNEDSKPGAGSEKYYGLFKADGSISDDIGFPGLASSSAVSFRSSLKEFQAGKLFGSYSSISAITSAVILLLLRL comes from the exons ATGAGGATTCTGCCGTTTTTGTTCTTGATTTTCTTATCTCGGCCTAATG AAAAATTAACGGTAACGGCATTTACTGGAACCTATGGAATAAACTATGGTAGAATGGCAGACAACATCCCTTCACCCGACCAAGTGGTTTCGCTGCTTAGAGCTGCAaaaatcaagaatgtcagaataTACGATGCTGATCATAGTGTTCTGAATGCCTTTAAAGGTACTGGGCTTGAGTTGGTAATAGGACTCCCAAATGGATTTGTGAAAGATATGAGTGCTCATGCTGATCATGCTCTAACCTGGGTCAAAGAAAATGTTATGGCATTCCTACCTGAAACGCACATTGTCGGGATTGCAATTGGGAATGAAGTTTTGGGAAACGATAATGAACTTTCCGGATCTTTATTAGGTGCTGTCAAAAATATGTACAATGCCACTAAGAATCTTGGAATAGATGATGTGGTTCAGATTTCTACTGCCCATTCTCAGGCTGTTTTTACGAATTCATATCCTCCCTCTTCGTGTATTTTTAAAGAGAGTATTGTACAGTTTATTAAACCTCTCTTGGAGTTTTTCTCTCAGATAGGCTCTCCGTTCTGTTTAAATGCTTATCCCTTCTTGGCTTATACTTATAATCCAGATACGATCGACATAAACTATGCTCTATTTCAGGCAACAAAGGGAATATACGATGAAAAAACAAATCTTCACTATGACAACATGCTTGATGCTCAGGTTGATGCTGCTTATGTTGCTTTAGAGGATGCAGGGTTCAAAAAAATGGAAGTTATAATTACGGAGACTGGTTGGGCTTCACATGGAGATCAAAGCGAACCAGCTGCTACACAAAGCAATGCTCGGACTTACAATTATAACTTACGTAAGAGGCTTGCCAAGAGGAAAGGAACTCCACTTAGACCAAGAACGATGTTGAAAGCGTACATATTTGCCTTATTTAATGAGGATTCTAAACCTGGTGCTGGATCTGAGAAATACTATGGGCTGTTTAAAGCTGATGGGAGTATCTCTGATGATATTGGGTTTCCTGGACTTGCATCTTCATCTGCTGTTTCGTTTCGATCGTCCCTTAAG GAGTTTCAAGCAGGAAAGTTGTTTGGATCCTATTCGTCCATCTCCGCAATCACGTCTGCAGTAATACTTCTCCTTCTGAGATTATGA